From the Maioricimonas rarisocia genome, one window contains:
- a CDS encoding C-terminal binding protein encodes MTQRPKVVVTDFIGEPLDHEIRILGDVADVVALGAHGEAALEGRIEDADAIMAYHFIELGRGTIERLENCRLIVRCGVGFDNIDRQAARERGIPVANVPDYGTEEVADSAIGMMLTMTRGIHFLNRRLQRSQGVWTYAQVRPVHRLRGRTFGIVGVGRIGTATALRAKALGMRVIYYDPFAPDGRDKSLGIERCESLHQLLEQSDVVSMHCPRTDETHHMIDDAAVAAMKPGSFLVNTARGAVVDANAALKGIESGHLAGAALDVLEVEPPADDNPLIAAWRDPEHPAHDRVVINPHSAFYSEEGLDDMRIKGSENCRRVLLGEEPRNVVN; translated from the coding sequence ATGACTCAACGTCCGAAGGTCGTCGTTACGGATTTCATTGGAGAACCGCTCGATCACGAGATCCGTATTCTGGGCGACGTTGCCGACGTCGTCGCCCTGGGTGCTCACGGCGAAGCCGCGCTGGAAGGACGGATCGAAGATGCCGACGCGATCATGGCGTATCACTTCATCGAGCTGGGACGCGGGACGATCGAGCGGCTGGAGAACTGCCGGCTGATCGTTCGCTGCGGCGTCGGTTTCGACAACATCGATCGCCAGGCCGCACGCGAGCGGGGGATTCCCGTGGCGAACGTGCCGGACTACGGCACCGAAGAAGTGGCCGATTCGGCGATCGGCATGATGCTCACGATGACGCGGGGCATCCACTTTCTAAATCGTCGCCTGCAGCGGAGTCAGGGGGTCTGGACATACGCGCAAGTTCGCCCCGTCCATCGCCTGCGGGGACGGACGTTCGGCATTGTGGGGGTTGGCCGCATCGGAACGGCGACCGCATTGCGGGCGAAGGCGCTCGGCATGCGGGTGATCTACTACGATCCGTTCGCACCGGACGGTCGCGACAAGTCGCTCGGCATCGAACGCTGCGAGTCACTTCATCAGCTTCTCGAGCAGTCGGACGTGGTCAGCATGCACTGTCCGCGGACCGACGAGACGCATCACATGATCGATGATGCGGCCGTCGCCGCGATGAAGCCGGGCTCGTTTCTCGTCAATACGGCCCGGGGTGCGGTCGTCGATGCGAATGCCGCGTTGAAGGGGATTGAATCGGGGCATCTGGCGGGGGCGGCGCTGGACGTTCTCGAAGTGGAACCGCCCGCGGACGACAACCCGCTGATCGCTGCCTGGCGTGATCCGGAGCATCCGGCCCATGACCGGGTAGTGATCAATCCGCATTCGGCCTTTTATTCCGAAGAGGGTCTGGACGACATGCGGATCAAGGGGAGTGAGAATTGCCGACGTGTGTTGCTGGGAGAAGAGCCAAGAAACGTGGTGAACTGA
- a CDS encoding sigma-70 family RNA polymerase sigma factor: protein MWPEADKTQELLLQIEDGDEEAVNRLIHRHRDAVRRMIAMRLDRGIAQRVDASDVVQDVMLEATRRLRDYLANPQMPFHLWLRQLAKDRMIDLHRRHHAQRRDVGREQSMAVGGRGDRSSLDLARQLMDSELTPAAATVRKELEQRFMSAVDELPEADREIIIMRHAEHLTNSEVAQALDLSPAAAGMRYLRAVRRLRGLLGDPSSPG, encoded by the coding sequence ATGTGGCCTGAGGCGGACAAAACGCAGGAACTCCTGCTGCAGATCGAAGACGGTGACGAAGAGGCCGTCAACCGGCTGATTCATCGTCACCGCGATGCCGTACGCCGCATGATCGCGATGCGGCTGGATCGTGGGATCGCCCAGCGTGTCGACGCCAGCGACGTCGTGCAGGATGTGATGCTCGAAGCGACACGGCGGTTGCGGGACTATCTGGCCAATCCGCAGATGCCGTTTCATCTCTGGCTGCGGCAACTGGCGAAGGATCGGATGATCGACCTGCATCGCCGGCACCATGCACAGCGGCGTGACGTGGGACGTGAGCAGTCGATGGCGGTGGGAGGACGGGGGGATCGCTCGTCTCTCGATCTGGCCCGGCAATTGATGGATTCCGAGCTGACGCCGGCGGCCGCGACTGTTCGCAAGGAACTGGAACAGCGGTTCATGTCGGCCGTCGACGAGCTTCCCGAGGCGGATCGGGAAATCATCATCATGCGTCACGCCGAGCATCTGACCAACAGCGAGGTCGCGCAGGCACTCGATCTCAGCCCGGCCGCTGCGGGGATGCGCTACCTGCGGGCGGTTCGGCGATTGCGGGGCCTGCTGGGTGATCCGTCGTCGCCGGGGTAG
- a CDS encoding sulfatase produces the protein MLPNRLLALMLLALLLLPVESFAADRPNFVFFLVDDLGYMDIGANNPETFYETPNVDRLAETGMRFTNGYAANPVCSPTRYSIMTGSHPSRVDATNFFSGRREGRFRPAPLNDRMPLDEVTIAEALREAGYRTAFLGKWHLGPTEEFWPENQGFEFNVGGHHRGSPPGGYFAPFRNPRLEDGPNGQHLTQRLTDEALAILEEVQDDPFLLYLSYYTVHTPLQAPKDLVEKYQRKAEKVSDLNEFGDEEQVFPTDRPRRVRQVQRHPTYAAMVETMDTSVGRVLAKLEELGLSENTVVCFTSDNGGLSTSEGSPTSNLPLRGGKGWLYEGGIREPFLIRWPGVTPPGSVSDVPVVSTDFYPTILDIAGLPLRPDQHLDGVSLVPLLRQEGEIADRALYWHYPHYSNQGGIPGGAIRDGDYKLIERFEDGRVHLYNLAEDIGERHDLAEQMPERVDAMRRQLHAWYRDVDAKFLQPKDGREPWRPE, from the coding sequence ATGCTGCCGAACCGTCTGCTCGCGTTGATGCTGCTCGCGCTGCTTCTGCTCCCCGTCGAATCATTTGCTGCCGACCGCCCCAACTTCGTGTTCTTCCTCGTCGATGACCTGGGGTACATGGACATTGGCGCGAACAATCCGGAGACGTTCTACGAGACGCCGAACGTCGATCGACTGGCCGAGACCGGCATGCGGTTCACCAACGGGTATGCGGCCAATCCGGTCTGCAGCCCGACGCGGTACAGCATCATGACCGGCTCGCATCCGTCGCGGGTGGATGCGACGAACTTCTTCTCCGGCCGACGGGAGGGCCGCTTCCGCCCTGCCCCGCTGAACGACCGAATGCCGCTCGACGAAGTGACGATCGCCGAGGCGCTGCGCGAGGCGGGGTACCGGACGGCCTTCCTGGGCAAGTGGCACCTGGGACCGACCGAGGAGTTCTGGCCGGAGAACCAGGGCTTCGAATTCAATGTCGGCGGGCATCATCGTGGCTCGCCGCCGGGCGGATACTTCGCACCCTTCCGCAATCCGCGACTGGAGGATGGTCCCAACGGCCAGCATCTGACGCAGCGTCTGACCGACGAGGCCCTGGCGATCCTCGAGGAGGTTCAGGACGATCCGTTTCTGCTGTACCTCTCGTACTACACCGTGCACACGCCGTTGCAGGCCCCCAAAGACCTCGTCGAGAAGTATCAGCGGAAGGCGGAGAAGGTTTCCGACCTGAACGAGTTCGGCGACGAAGAGCAGGTATTTCCGACAGACCGGCCGCGGCGGGTCCGTCAGGTGCAGCGGCATCCGACGTACGCGGCGATGGTCGAGACAATGGATACCAGTGTCGGCCGCGTGCTGGCAAAGCTGGAAGAACTGGGGCTGAGTGAGAACACCGTGGTCTGCTTCACATCGGACAACGGCGGGCTGTCGACATCGGAAGGTTCTCCCACTTCGAATCTGCCGCTGCGCGGCGGCAAGGGCTGGTTGTATGAGGGAGGCATTCGGGAGCCGTTCCTGATTCGCTGGCCGGGTGTCACACCCCCGGGAAGCGTGAGCGACGTGCCGGTCGTCAGCACGGACTTCTACCCGACGATCCTCGATATCGCCGGGTTGCCGCTCCGACCCGATCAGCACCTGGATGGCGTGAGTCTGGTCCCGCTGCTGCGGCAGGAAGGGGAGATTGCCGACCGTGCCCTGTACTGGCACTACCCTCACTACAGCAATCAGGGGGGCATCCCCGGTGGGGCGATTCGCGACGGCGACTACAAACTGATTGAGCGTTTCGAGGACGGTCGCGTCCACCTGTACAACCTCGCGGAGGACATCGGCGAACGACACGACCTGGCCGAGCAGATGCCCGAACGTGTCGACGCGATGCGCCGTCAGCTGCATGCGTGGTATCGTGATGTGGATGCGAAGTTCCTGCAGCCGAAGGACGGTCGCGAGCCCTGGCGACCGGAGTGA
- the ahcY gene encoding adenosylhomocysteinase has protein sequence MATTETLPYKVKDIGLADLGRKEIELAEVEMPGLMALREKYGKDKPLKGARIAGCLHMTIQTAVLIETLIELGAEVRWSSCNIFSTQDHAAAAIAAAGIPVFAWKGETEEEFNWCIEQSLFWPDGQPLNMILDDGGDLTAMVHEKFPELVKGIKGLTEETTTGIHRLHQMHANGKLGMPAINVNDSVTKSKFDNLYGCRESLADGIKRATDVMVAGKVVVVCGYGDVGKGCADAMDGLGARVIVTEIDPICALQATMEGYEVTTMEDVAARGDIFVTTTGNRDVIRGEHMDAMKHNAIVCNIGHFDLEIDVAYLNNSDKIKKTRVKKDSDVGGPVDKYEYPDGKAILVLAEGRLVNLGCATGHPSFVMSNSFTNQVIGQIELWGEAEKYPVGVHVLPKHLDEEVARLHLEKLGVKLTTLTPEQSEYIGVKPEGPYKPDYYRY, from the coding sequence ATGGCGACGACTGAAACGCTCCCCTACAAGGTGAAAGATATCGGCCTGGCAGACCTGGGTCGAAAGGAAATTGAGCTGGCCGAGGTTGAAATGCCCGGCCTGATGGCGCTCCGCGAGAAGTACGGCAAGGACAAGCCCCTGAAGGGGGCTCGCATCGCCGGCTGTCTGCACATGACCATCCAGACCGCCGTGCTGATTGAGACGCTCATTGAACTGGGCGCCGAAGTCCGCTGGTCGAGCTGTAACATCTTCTCGACGCAGGATCATGCTGCTGCCGCCATCGCGGCCGCCGGTATCCCCGTCTTCGCCTGGAAGGGTGAGACCGAGGAAGAGTTCAACTGGTGCATTGAGCAGTCCCTGTTCTGGCCGGACGGACAGCCGCTGAACATGATTCTCGACGACGGCGGCGACCTGACCGCCATGGTCCACGAGAAGTTCCCCGAGCTGGTCAAGGGGATCAAGGGACTGACCGAAGAAACGACGACCGGCATCCATCGCCTGCACCAGATGCACGCGAACGGCAAGCTCGGCATGCCGGCCATCAACGTCAACGATTCGGTCACCAAGAGCAAGTTCGACAACCTGTACGGTTGCCGCGAATCGCTCGCCGACGGCATCAAGCGGGCCACCGACGTGATGGTGGCCGGCAAGGTGGTTGTCGTCTGCGGTTACGGCGATGTCGGCAAGGGGTGTGCGGACGCGATGGACGGGCTGGGGGCCCGCGTGATCGTCACCGAGATCGATCCCATCTGCGCCCTGCAGGCGACGATGGAAGGTTACGAAGTGACCACGATGGAAGACGTCGCCGCCCGCGGTGACATCTTCGTGACGACGACCGGTAACCGTGACGTGATTCGTGGCGAGCACATGGACGCCATGAAGCACAACGCCATCGTGTGCAACATCGGTCACTTCGATCTCGAGATCGACGTCGCTTACCTGAACAACAGCGACAAGATCAAGAAGACCCGCGTCAAGAAGGACAGCGACGTCGGCGGTCCTGTCGACAAGTACGAGTACCCGGACGGCAAGGCGATCCTCGTGCTCGCCGAAGGTCGTCTGGTGAACCTCGGATGTGCCACCGGCCACCCGTCGTTCGTGATGTCCAACAGCTTCACGAATCAGGTCATCGGCCAGATCGAGCTGTGGGGCGAAGCCGAGAAGTACCCGGTCGGCGTGCACGTGCTGCCGAAGCACCTCGACGAAGAAGTTGCCCGGCTGCACCTCGAGAAGCTCGGTGTGAAGCTGACGACGCTGACGCCGGAGCAGTCCGAGTACATCGGCGTGAAGCCGGAAGGCCCGTACAAGCCGGACTACTACCGGTATTGA
- the metF gene encoding methylenetetrahydrofolate reductase [NAD(P)H], with translation MRIPEIYREGQFGLSIEIFPPKSEQGDRVLWSTLERLRGYAPAFISCTYGAGGTTRTRTVEICREIHERFELTTTAHFTCVGATREELIDWLKYASENGIGNIMALRGDAPQGQESFETPPGGLCYANELVSLIRENVPDVGIGVAGYPEKHPEAATAEIDLANLKRKVDAGADAVFTQLFFDNSNFFRFRDAYQAAGITVPLIPGIMPITEFARIKRITAMCGAVFPTELASRLEAVQDDAEAQFEIGVEYAISQCRELVDAGVPGMHFYVLNKSQACERILDSLGLATPVA, from the coding sequence ATGAGGATTCCGGAAATCTACCGTGAGGGCCAGTTCGGCCTTTCCATCGAGATCTTTCCGCCAAAGTCCGAGCAGGGGGACCGCGTATTGTGGTCCACGCTCGAGCGGCTTCGCGGCTACGCCCCCGCGTTCATCTCCTGCACCTACGGTGCCGGCGGAACGACGCGCACCCGTACCGTCGAAATCTGCCGCGAAATCCACGAACGTTTTGAACTTACGACGACCGCACACTTCACCTGCGTGGGCGCCACGCGTGAAGAACTGATCGACTGGCTCAAGTACGCCAGCGAGAACGGCATCGGCAACATCATGGCCCTCCGTGGGGATGCCCCCCAAGGACAGGAGTCCTTCGAAACTCCCCCTGGTGGCCTCTGCTACGCGAACGAGCTCGTCAGCCTCATCCGCGAGAATGTCCCGGATGTCGGCATTGGCGTCGCCGGCTACCCCGAAAAGCATCCCGAAGCCGCCACCGCCGAGATCGACCTGGCCAACCTCAAACGGAAGGTGGACGCCGGCGCCGACGCCGTCTTCACCCAGCTGTTCTTCGACAACAGCAACTTCTTCCGCTTCCGGGACGCCTACCAGGCAGCCGGCATCACTGTGCCGCTCATCCCCGGGATCATGCCGATCACCGAGTTCGCCCGTATCAAGCGGATCACCGCGATGTGCGGTGCCGTCTTCCCGACGGAACTCGCCTCGCGACTCGAAGCTGTCCAGGATGACGCCGAGGCCCAGTTCGAGATCGGCGTCGAGTACGCCATCAGCCAGTGCCGCGAACTGGTTGACGCCGGGGTCCCCGGTATGCATTTTTATGTGCTGAACAAGTCTCAGGCGTGCGAGCGAATCCTCGATTCGCTGGGACTGGCGACACCCGTCGCCTGA